AAACGAATGTAACCATTAAATCAAATGTGATCTCGTTTTATGATaatgaaatatgtatgtaagtaaatATGCAGACATACGTACTGAGCACAtagaatatgtacatacatatgtatgcaagtAAATTACTGCAGCAGTGCAATGCATTTTGTGCATCTTGATTCACTTGCTGACACAGCATCATGCATGCTGCAACTAATACAAacatacgcacacatacatatacatatgaaggtatatgtgtatgtgtgtgtattgcttttcaagcaaaatttattgatattcattgtttttttgttgtcgatcgtcgtcatcgttgtcGTTCTCGACTTTGTCGCTGGTTGCTGGCAACTGAAATCACAATTGTTGGCTCTCAAGAAAAACAAGTAAGAACTCTATAGTCAACTCCCTTCGACTATAACATACCCGGTACTAAATtacatcaataaattttaaactcttACAATATCCAAATTACTGCATACATTTAGGCATGCTCCTTGCTAACCAACTTAAAACAGGcattattatgttgtaatgattgatattattaaaagggaatgtttaccaaaaaaaaattgccacGGATCGCAAATAggatcaaattttaattattataattaattttagctcTTTTTTtcgaatacaatatacccttgtaCTCGACGAGTATCGGGTATAAAAATCGCTGATGCTGCTCTGTTCCTGGGCCTTTACTTCTAGTCACACACAGACGTTTCCTGCAGACAcctacaaatatatgtacgtacgtatgtatgtatgtatgtgtatgcttGCGGGGTACTTGCAACTGGCTTTTGGTCTATAATTCTTGTTTGTGGCTTTCGTGCTGCAAGAGATAAGGAGCAGGAGCAACGTGATTCTTGCTGCCGGACACAAGCTGCAAAAGCGGCCTAAACAACGATGAGGCCAACACAGCATCTTTAAACAGGAAACTGTATGGCGCTATCGCTCCCAAAGGAAGCGAACTagtaatatttacatttattgcaaaattatgcatattttttatacatacatatgcacatatatacacaatcCATGAGCCATAGATACCCGCATTTAATAAACGTGCATTCATACATGAATCTCTGTGCAAGCAATTATTATTCACAATCTAGCTTGTTTTGTATGTATAATTTACATAGCTATGTACGAAGCTAGATTCTTATAAGGAAATTTGTTGCCGCATTACAACACTGGACACTTGAGTTGCTGTTGTGAAAAGCTCTCTGACTAAATGTTAGCAGAATGCTAAACTAACAGTTTGGCAATCTTTAATTAATacacagtatgtcaagtaattgttttaacaaagaagaacttgtttatttttttttaatatacataaatatactgaatgtatttatgtacaaaaaaatacataaatttacagTAATTACCAAGAccaaatatgtacataattaTGAATGGCTTTGTAACatgaatcaaatttattagatcgtgaacttatttatattttgggtCTAAGCTTATTTCCGCGGTTGGAAGTGAAAAGCAAGTGGTGACCCAAAGATTTCCATGGAACGTTTTTGTGGTTACTGCTTTCTtgtttatgaaaatttcacGCTAGTCGAAAGAATTATTAAttgcgcagcagcaacagcaacggcagcagcagcaacagcaacaaccaccgCAGAAAACAAGAGAagagaagcaacagcaaccaagTGGGAATTATGCATCGTTGCGCAGAAGCAGAacgcagcacacacacacgcatagcCAGTTGTACAgcgtgtatgtgtatctgtgtgtaagCGCGTGTAAAAATATGGTAAACATGATAAtacgcaataaaaaaaaatagtgtaACAGAAAAGGGAAATATAAAATCAGGTACAAATTTTCACCGAAAAACCGTTTGCGTCGCTTGGCCGcagttgttgccgctgctgctgttgttgttgctgctgttgttagtgttgctgTAAAAGCTGTCTGTCTGACTTTGACGATTTCGTGGTCACACAGTGTGAAGAATGGGCTaggaaatatttattgtatgcaAGCGTTGTTTGGTGGCCTGTTACAGATTTACAGATTACTGAGCCAGATAACAAATGAAAGTGCctgcatttgttgtttgtgttcgTTCCGAAGATGGATGTGCTACCCGAAAGAACGGGTTGCTCTTTACACAAAATTATATTGCTTTGATATTTTAGATGCAAGTTTTTCCGAGAGAATTACAACAGTGTGGGTATCTGCTAAAgcttttgaattttgtgtTAACTTAACTGTACTCAAAACTTAAGATTATAATTGGGTATGAATCCAGaaaaaataagttgaaatatattgttaaaatacatattttattgttttattaagTCATCATTGAAAAGTAATGCGTAATTCTTATAAGTACATCTTCCCAGATTTACCATaacaatattgattttaatgcttatattgtattatgttattattcattaaaaaaaatgttgatcaCTTATTGCGATAAAGTTCATTGGAAAAgtgcttataaataaatcagctCGATTTCATTTAAGCCGTCATAAGCTGTCGTATAAACTTGGTTTCTGATAACTTGCCAATTATAGTGTTGTTACCCACTGGCAGCTTTGGCAAAGCACATTTAACCATTTTACAGCACTGGCTACATAGTCAAAGGAACTGTCAGCgtgaaaaatcaaataatgaGAATAAATATGGCTAGCAAGTTTTTTAACTTGGGATCGAAACTGCTAAATTCGACCAAGAGTTTAGTGAATTGGACATCCATAAGACGCAGCGGATCAACAAATGGCAGAAACTGGATTGGTACACGCCAGAAGCTATTGGCCTTTGGAGCCTTAACTGGAACTGCCGGATTACTGCTGTACGCGTTGGATGCGAGCGTTGACGCTTCCAGCGATTGTGTGCATCCGCCCAATCAGAATTGGGACCATAAAGGCTTGCTCTCGGCCATTGACAAGGAAGGAGTGCGTCGCGGCTTTAAGGTGTATAAAGAGGTGTGTGCATCCTGTCATTCACTGCAATACATTGCCTATCGGAATTTCGTGGGCGTGTGCATGACTGAAGCGGAGGCCAAAGCCGAGGCGGAGTCTATAACCGTACACGATGGACCCGATGATAATGGAAATTACTTCGATCGCCCGGGTAAACTGTCCGATCATATTCCGGCACCTTACCCAAATGAGGAGGCTGCTCGAGCTGCCAATAATGGGGCTTATCCGCCAGATCTAAGTTATATAGTGTCTGCGCGCAAGGGAGGCGAGGATTACATATTTTCTCTTTTGACTGGATATTGCGAGCCGCCCGCTGGATTTTCACTACGTGAGGGACTCTACTATAATCCATACTTTTCCGGTGGCGCTATTGCAATGGGTCAGCTAATTGACAGCGAAGTCGTGTCTTATGATGATCCGGAGATTGCCCCGTCGGGCAGCCAAATAGCTAAGGACGTGGTGACATTCCTCAAGTGGACATCGGAGCCGGAATCTGATGAACGCAAGGTTTTACTGATCAAGGTGATTTTCATATTGACATTTTTGACCGGAATCAGCTACTACATCAAGCGTTTCAAGTGGTCCTCATTGAAGTcacgtaaaatattttatatgcctGAGATAATGGAGAAGAGCAAGTCGAATGACGGCGGCGATAAATGCCCGAAGAAATAagatttaatgttaataaaataaacatttaaatgctgCGGCacaatataagtatttattttcaaatttagcgGTTAGGCGCAGGCTAAAATTCAGGGCTGCTAAAATATGAGGTGGTGGTGCATGAAATTAATAGGGATGAACTTGTAAAATATCGATGTAATTGATCGTTAAGATGTGCTGCAACTAATTTGGTATTTTCGTGGCtttcgatatatcgatatatataataaatgtttgGCGCCATGTCGCTAGATTTAGcgttgaatttaaatttaggtattgcaaatatcaaagtgccataactttgcaatattttaatgattttaagaacattttaatttcgaaATTACATGAAGTAAAggttaacttttaaattaaagtttgaaGATTTTCATCCCAAAGGTAGAGAAGTTACAAATGAAGTTAAAAATGCAGAATATTCCAgcaaaaactatgcaaaattttaaaaaattctagcttcaaaattatgaaattgccaaaaaaatagatggaaatttttaaagctaccaattttgacatttgaccCAAGAGGGTACATGCTGCCAGATCtgaaaattttgcagggtggcagctcTCGAgccgggtggcagcctttgggccaaaatttgttattgataATCGTTTTGATGGCTTCACAGGAGTTTATGAAATGTCTGCAATACGCAGCGCAGAAACATAGCACCCAACGTCGAAAGGACGCCCAGTCCACACCATATGTTAATCATGTAATAAATGTCAGCACAATTTTGGCCGTAGAGGCGGGAGTTGCAGATGAGGCCGTGCTTATGGCAGCCCTGTTGCACGATGTTGTCGAGGACACGGATGCAACATTCGGCGATGTGGAGAATCTGTTTGGAGCAGATGTTTGCAGTCTGGTTAGAGAGGTGACTGATGACAAATCATTGGAAAAACAGGAACGAAAGCgtatacaaatcaaaaaagcATCGAAAACAACTAGCAGAGCGAAACTTATTAAACTGGCCGATAAGCTGGACAATCTGAGAGATCTGCAAGTGAATACGCCACAGGGATGGACAGAAGTAAGCAATGAACTTCGATAAtttgacatatttatatttaacaaaatttccTTACAGGAGCGACGGGAAGCGTACTTTGTTTGGGCCAAACAGGTGGTGGACAATTTACGCGGTACTAATGCGCAGCTGGAGCAACAGCTTGACCAAATATTTCGTGAGCGCAATCTGCTGtgaattgtatatatatatatatatatatatatatatatagttgaacTAAAAACAATGTTAGCCAATGCGCTTAGTTTTTATTCTTCTCATAAAATGACAGCATGAGCTTGGCCAGCTGCTGTGTTTCATCCAGCGTGATGGCATTATACAGAGAGGCACGAATACCGCCCACAGAGCGATGACCCTTCAGCTGAATCATGCCCTCGGTCTCGGCCTTGGCTAGAAACTCCTTTTCCAGGGCATCGTTGCCGGCAGCGCTGCCAATGCGGAATGGCACATTCATGTGGGAACGCACACGAGACTCCACAGGACAATAGTAGAAGCCATTGGATCCGTCGATAATATCATAGATTAACTTTGACTTGGCGTTGGCCAGTTTAGCCATGCCCTCAATGCCTTGATTGCGTTTGATCCATTGGAAAACCAAGCCCATGACATAGATGCTGTTAaggaatatataatatatatgaattcaGAAGATTTGTTAGCTAAACAAACTTACCCAAAGGTGGGCGGTGTATTGAGCAGTGAGCTGTTCTTGTCCATCAACTCAAAGTTCAGTATGGAGGGTGTGATTTTCAGCTGTTTTCCCAGCAAATCTTCGCGTACAATGATAACGGTGACACCGGCTGGTCCAATATTCTTCTGGGCACCGgcaaaaatcaaaccaaactTGCTGACATCAATGGGTCTGGACAGGAAATTGGATGACATGTCACAGGCCAGCGGAACATTCGCTCCCACCTCGGGTACAAAGTCAAATTCGACACCTTCAACTGTTTCGTTGTCACAGTAGTAGACATACGAGGCATTTGGATCCAGTTTCCAGTCCTTCTGTCGTGGCACATCTGTGTATTTGTCCAACTTGGGCAGCACTGCGTTCACCTTGCCATATTGGGCCGCTTCCTTGGCCGCCTTGGCCGACCAGGAGCCGGTGATGACATAATCCGCGCTGCCAGTGCGTCCAATCAGATTCATTGCCACCGCTGCAAATTGTCCAGTGCCGCCGCCTTGCATCAACAGCACCTTGTAATTCTTGGGTATGTTGAGCAATTCACGCAGATTGGCAATGGCCAATTCCTGGATCTTCTCATAGTTGCCGGAGCGATGGGACATTTCCATTACGGATATGCCGCTGCCATTGCAATTGAGTAGATTGCTCTGCACTTCCTTCAAAACCTGCAAgagaaataattaatatgaatCCTGCACCAATTGGTAACCTTAAAATGTGCTAACCTCTTCAGGCAATTTGGCAGGGCCGGCTGCAAAGTTAATAACCATGATGATGCTCTCTCCGATTACAGAACGTTGACGGCAAGTCGTTAAAGTTGAACTGAAAGTGTTGAACAAGCAGCAATGGAAGCGATCGACCGCAGTGactgcgacgtcgacgacgacagcgacgCGAACTGCTGATAAATGATAGAGTTGACATTTTAAGTTCAATTCGGTGAACAAGCTCACTAGTTCATTATTGAGTTTATATTCAACTGAGTTCTATTCAGTTTGTAATGTGATAATGTCAGTTGTTTAGGTTACAGCTGTAATagcgaaataaataaatgtttttaaatttttaattagaatataGGACAAATGCTTACAAGCTTATTCATTCACTTTAAGAACAAGTTCATATGAACTTTTTCAGAACGAGCCGACAACTCTAATGTGCAAATttataacagcaacaacacttgaTCATCtgcacatacatacg
The genomic region above belongs to Drosophila innubila isolate TH190305 chromosome 3R unlocalized genomic scaffold, UK_Dinn_1.0 2_E_3R, whole genome shotgun sequence and contains:
- the LOC117791935 gene encoding cytochrome c1-2, heme protein, mitochondrial, giving the protein MASKFFNLGSKLLNSTKSLVNWTSIRRSGSTNGRNWIGTRQKLLAFGALTGTAGLLLYALDASVDASSDCVHPPNQNWDHKGLLSAIDKEGVRRGFKVYKEVCASCHSLQYIAYRNFVGVCMTEAEAKAEAESITVHDGPDDNGNYFDRPGKLSDHIPAPYPNEEAARAANNGAYPPDLSYIVSARKGGEDYIFSLLTGYCEPPAGFSLREGLYYNPYFSGGAIAMGQLIDSEVVSYDDPEIAPSGSQIAKDVVTFLKWTSEPESDERKVLLIKVIFILTFLTGISYYIKRFKWSSLKSRKIFYMPEIMEKSKSNDGGDKCPKK
- the LOC117791938 gene encoding guanosine-3',5'-bis(diphosphate) 3'-pyrophosphohydrolase MESH1; its protein translation is MASQEFMKCLQYAAQKHSTQRRKDAQSTPYVNHVINVSTILAVEAGVADEAVLMAALLHDVVEDTDATFGDVENLFGADVCSLVREVTDDKSLEKQERKRIQIKKASKTTSRAKLIKLADKLDNLRDLQVNTPQGWTEERREAYFVWAKQVVDNLRGTNAQLEQQLDQIFRERNLL
- the LOC117791936 gene encoding probable phosphoserine aminotransferase gives rise to the protein MVINFAAGPAKLPEEVLKEVQSNLLNCNGSGISVMEMSHRSGNYEKIQELAIANLRELLNIPKNYKVLLMQGGGTGQFAAVAMNLIGRTGSADYVITGSWSAKAAKEAAQYGKVNAVLPKLDKYTDVPRQKDWKLDPNASYVYYCDNETVEGVEFDFVPEVGANVPLACDMSSNFLSRPIDVSKFGLIFAGAQKNIGPAGVTVIIVREDLLGKQLKITPSILNFELMDKNSSLLNTPPTFGIYVMGLVFQWIKRNQGIEGMAKLANAKSKLIYDIIDGSNGFYYCPVESRVRSHMNVPFRIGSAAGNDALEKEFLAKAETEGMIQLKGHRSVGGIRASLYNAITLDETQQLAKLMLSFYEKNKN